The Prosthecobacter algae genome includes a window with the following:
- a CDS encoding DUF1549 domain-containing protein, which translates to MRPFALLSLLLITASAQAAGDATSAARAIDALLEKDWKKSNVKGNPEVDDNTFVRRIYLDITGRIPTTREAETFLSSQAPDKRAKLIDHLLATEGYVQHSYNYWADVLRTQTNGNQTGAITGAAYSNFIKESLRKNKPYDQFVRDMVAAQGEAWDNGAIGYYMRDRGMPLDNMANTARVFLGTRVECAQCHNHPFDKWTQMQFFQMAAFTYPVQTNDYYGGSSEGARQMLRDREKAARDKFVMPVMNKKMTAEERARAKRDAEQIGKQARLAGEAVRKENRYVEEALTDVRNLMRYTSVNYQDTRKLTLPHDYQYSDAKPRSRVEPATMFGHAAEVKPGETQLQAYARWMASKDNDRFNKVIANRLWKRVFGLALIEPLDEIMDSTVPMNPELQAHLEKLIVSLNYDMKAYLRVLYNTSAYQRQVTREEIAPGIVYHFTGPILRRMTAEQMWDSFVTLINPNPDMPNEPLREAFNNRILGAKKISDSMEALTPEQVLAGAEKSGKKYKEQAETVRDLQTKISEARAKEDKETVTKLRDQLSKLQRETRTSVNQNLILPGMKKLASDLGVVPAVLQPGGKDGAQVVAASGGMDMMMMASMADGDVKDKIFLPGYDTPRKSREEEKAAQAAREEVWKEEANFYGLPEKQQRDYFRARAEQIRNWVRSAELESPAPRGHYLREFGQSDRESIENANHEASVPQALAMMNGQLMPQILHRHSQLMLTVAKAQYPDDKVEAIYKTVLSRKPTVKEKEVWMKAQEQGLTTIEDLVFSLLNTQQFIFIQ; encoded by the coding sequence AAGACTGGAAGAAGAGCAACGTCAAAGGCAACCCTGAGGTGGACGACAACACCTTTGTCCGCCGCATCTATCTGGACATCACGGGCCGCATCCCCACCACCCGCGAGGCGGAGACCTTCCTGAGTTCCCAGGCCCCGGACAAGCGCGCCAAGCTCATCGATCATCTTCTCGCCACCGAAGGCTACGTGCAGCACTCCTACAACTACTGGGCCGATGTGCTGCGCACGCAGACCAATGGCAACCAGACTGGTGCCATCACCGGCGCGGCCTATTCTAACTTCATCAAGGAGAGCCTGCGCAAGAACAAGCCCTATGACCAGTTCGTTCGCGACATGGTCGCCGCCCAGGGCGAGGCCTGGGACAATGGGGCCATCGGCTATTACATGCGCGATCGCGGCATGCCGCTGGACAACATGGCCAACACGGCCCGTGTCTTCCTGGGCACCCGTGTGGAGTGCGCCCAGTGCCATAACCATCCGTTCGACAAATGGACGCAGATGCAGTTCTTCCAGATGGCCGCCTTCACCTATCCGGTGCAGACCAATGACTATTACGGCGGCAGTTCTGAAGGCGCACGCCAGATGCTGCGCGACCGGGAAAAGGCCGCCCGCGACAAGTTCGTGATGCCGGTCATGAACAAGAAGATGACCGCCGAAGAGCGGGCACGGGCCAAGCGTGATGCCGAGCAGATCGGCAAACAGGCCCGTCTGGCCGGCGAGGCCGTGCGCAAGGAGAACCGCTATGTGGAAGAGGCGCTCACCGATGTGCGCAACCTCATGCGCTACACCTCGGTGAACTACCAAGACACCCGCAAGCTGACCCTCCCGCACGACTATCAATACAGCGATGCCAAGCCGCGCTCCCGTGTGGAGCCCGCCACCATGTTTGGCCATGCCGCTGAGGTGAAACCCGGCGAGACCCAGCTCCAGGCTTACGCCCGCTGGATGGCCTCCAAGGACAATGACCGCTTTAACAAGGTCATCGCCAACCGCCTGTGGAAGCGCGTGTTTGGCCTGGCCCTCATCGAGCCTTTGGATGAGATCATGGACTCCACGGTGCCGATGAACCCAGAACTCCAGGCCCACCTGGAAAAGCTGATCGTGTCCCTGAACTATGACATGAAGGCCTACCTGCGGGTGCTTTACAACACCAGCGCTTATCAGCGCCAGGTCACCCGCGAGGAGATCGCCCCTGGTATCGTCTATCACTTCACCGGCCCCATCCTGCGCCGCATGACGGCAGAGCAGATGTGGGATTCGTTCGTGACGCTGATCAACCCCAACCCTGACATGCCGAACGAGCCCCTGCGCGAGGCTTTCAACAACCGTATCTTGGGAGCCAAGAAGATCAGCGATTCCATGGAAGCCCTGACACCTGAACAAGTGCTGGCAGGGGCAGAGAAGTCCGGCAAGAAGTACAAGGAGCAGGCCGAGACCGTCCGCGACCTGCAGACGAAGATCTCTGAAGCCCGGGCCAAGGAAGACAAAGAAACGGTCACCAAGCTCCGTGACCAGCTTTCCAAGCTCCAGCGCGAGACCCGCACCTCGGTGAACCAGAACCTCATCCTGCCCGGCATGAAGAAGCTGGCCTCCGACCTCGGCGTGGTGCCTGCGGTGCTCCAGCCCGGTGGCAAAGACGGCGCCCAGGTGGTGGCTGCCAGCGGCGGCATGGACATGATGATGATGGCCTCCATGGCCGATGGCGATGTGAAGGACAAGATCTTCCTCCCTGGCTATGACACCCCTCGCAAATCCCGCGAAGAGGAAAAGGCCGCCCAGGCCGCCCGCGAGGAAGTCTGGAAAGAGGAGGCCAACTTCTACGGCCTACCCGAGAAACAGCAGCGCGACTACTTCCGCGCCCGTGCGGAGCAGATCCGCAACTGGGTCCGTTCCGCCGAGCTGGAAAGCCCCGCCCCGCGTGGCCACTACCTGCGTGAGTTTGGCCAGAGCGACCGCGAGTCCATCGAGAACGCCAACCACGAGGCCAGCGTGCCCCAGGCCCTGGCCATGATGAACGGCCAGCTCATGCCGCAGATCCTGCACCGCCACAGCCAGCTCATGCTCACCGTGGCCAAGGCCCAGTATCCGGATGACAAGGTGGAGGCCATCTATAAGACGGTGCTCTCCCGCAAGCCGACCGTGAAGGAAAAGGAAGTGTGGATGAAGGCCCAGGAACAGGGGCTGACCACCATCGAAGACCTCGTCTTCTCCCTCCTGAACACCCAGCAGTTCATTTTCATTCAGTAA
- a CDS encoding DUF1501 domain-containing protein — MRQELTQKLLRSGEISRRDFAAKTASSLLGVGLLGSYMNGKSYGAFENSSKLKQVATAKNVIYLYMSGGQSHMDTWDPKEGVETAGPTKPIKTSADGVRISEYLPLSAQQMHHACVINSLTSTQGAHEQGNYMMHTSYDLRGTIRHPAMGAWLNVFQGGGNSTLPNFVFIGNDSRHPGSGFFPAQFSPLYVNNPENGLKNVKLQPGLTEDRFVKRMNLADELDQDFRSTFQHRNVKAYSDMYDNAMSMMKSEDLKAFDLTEEPEDLRKAYGKEAFGQGCLLARRLVERGVRFVEVSLGGWDTHAANFVRVPELCDTLDKGLATLLQDLNARGLLKDTLVVLTSEFGRTPDINQNVGRDHYPKAFSAVLAGGGIAGGMTYGKTDKEGREVAENKVQIADFNATIAYALGLPLDQVIYSPSKRPFTIADKGQPITSVFA; from the coding sequence ATGCGCCAAGAACTCACCCAAAAACTCCTCCGCTCCGGTGAAATCAGCCGCCGCGACTTCGCTGCCAAGACCGCCTCCTCCCTCCTCGGGGTGGGCCTCCTGGGCAGCTACATGAACGGCAAGTCCTACGGAGCTTTTGAAAACTCCTCGAAGCTGAAGCAGGTGGCCACGGCGAAAAACGTGATCTACCTCTACATGTCCGGCGGCCAGAGCCACATGGACACCTGGGATCCGAAGGAAGGCGTGGAAACCGCCGGGCCGACGAAGCCGATCAAGACCAGTGCCGACGGGGTGCGCATCTCCGAATACCTGCCGCTGAGCGCCCAGCAGATGCACCACGCTTGCGTCATCAACAGCCTCACCTCCACCCAGGGCGCGCATGAGCAGGGGAACTACATGATGCACACCAGCTATGACCTGCGTGGCACCATCCGCCACCCGGCCATGGGCGCGTGGCTGAACGTCTTCCAGGGCGGCGGCAACAGCACCCTGCCTAACTTCGTTTTCATCGGCAACGACAGCCGCCACCCCGGCTCCGGCTTTTTCCCTGCCCAGTTCAGCCCGCTTTACGTCAACAATCCTGAGAACGGCCTCAAGAACGTCAAGCTGCAGCCCGGCCTCACCGAGGACCGCTTTGTGAAGCGCATGAACCTGGCCGATGAACTGGACCAGGACTTCCGCAGCACCTTCCAGCACCGCAATGTGAAGGCGTATAGCGACATGTATGACAATGCCATGTCCATGATGAAGTCCGAAGACCTGAAAGCCTTCGACCTCACCGAGGAGCCTGAGGACCTGCGCAAGGCCTATGGCAAAGAAGCCTTTGGCCAGGGCTGCCTGCTGGCCCGCCGTCTGGTGGAGCGCGGCGTGCGCTTCGTGGAGGTGAGCCTGGGCGGCTGGGACACCCATGCGGCCAACTTCGTGCGCGTGCCTGAACTCTGCGACACCCTGGACAAGGGCCTCGCCACCCTGCTGCAGGATCTCAATGCCCGGGGCCTGCTGAAGGACACCCTGGTGGTCCTGACCTCCGAATTCGGCCGCACGCCGGACATCAACCAGAACGTCGGCCGCGACCACTATCCGAAAGCCTTCTCTGCCGTGCTGGCAGGGGGCGGCATCGCCGGGGGCATGACCTATGGCAAAACCGACAAGGAAGGCCGCGAAGTGGCCGAGAACAAGGTGCAGATCGCCGATTTCAACGCCACCATCGCCTATGCGCTGGGCCTGCCGCTGGATCAGGTGATTTACAGCCCCAGCAAGCGCCCCTTCACGATTGCTGACAAAGGACAGCCCATCACCAGCGTCTTTGCCTAA
- a CDS encoding Gfo/Idh/MocA family oxidoreductase has protein sequence MKRWRIAGINFEHFHMGDLLRQSFGHPSAEIVGICDEQPERMTEAAANFGLGADQVFTDYRACLEATKPDIVVLCPAASRHGEWVAKVAPYGVHILMEKPFAASLAEADAMVAAMQPTGKVLAVNWPLVWDAGQQTAHRLIQEGLIGEVREFHHHGGNRGPLCHGADKAEHEPTAEEKAASWFYSREQGGGSLLDYMGYGATLGTWHLGSQVPQEVTCTWDHPNGLEVDEHSVTVIRYAKGLSKTETRWGTFTDPWTHQPQPKCGFILRGSAGTISCYDYEKTLWVQTRARPEGYAVPVDVISAPNRNPIEHLIHSLETGAPLIGPLTLEVSRIGQQIVDTAYQSAQQKRTLPLLG, from the coding sequence ATGAAACGCTGGCGCATCGCAGGGATTAATTTTGAACATTTTCACATGGGCGACCTGCTGCGGCAGTCGTTCGGGCACCCCTCGGCGGAGATCGTGGGCATCTGCGATGAGCAGCCGGAGCGAATGACGGAGGCGGCGGCGAATTTCGGGCTGGGGGCGGATCAGGTCTTCACAGACTACCGTGCCTGCCTGGAGGCGACGAAGCCGGACATCGTGGTGCTGTGCCCGGCGGCTTCCCGGCACGGGGAGTGGGTGGCCAAGGTGGCCCCCTATGGGGTGCACATTTTGATGGAGAAGCCCTTTGCAGCCTCGCTGGCAGAGGCGGATGCGATGGTGGCGGCGATGCAGCCGACGGGGAAGGTGCTGGCGGTGAACTGGCCGCTGGTATGGGATGCGGGGCAGCAGACGGCGCATCGGCTGATCCAGGAAGGGCTGATCGGCGAGGTGCGGGAATTCCATCATCATGGGGGCAACCGGGGGCCGCTGTGCCATGGGGCGGACAAGGCGGAGCACGAGCCGACGGCGGAGGAAAAGGCGGCGAGCTGGTTTTACAGTCGGGAGCAGGGTGGGGGATCGCTGCTGGACTACATGGGCTACGGGGCCACGCTGGGGACCTGGCATCTGGGCAGCCAGGTGCCGCAGGAGGTGACCTGCACCTGGGACCACCCGAACGGGCTGGAGGTGGATGAGCACAGCGTGACGGTGATCCGCTACGCCAAGGGGCTGAGCAAGACGGAGACCCGCTGGGGGACTTTCACGGATCCCTGGACGCACCAGCCGCAGCCGAAGTGCGGTTTTATCCTGCGGGGGTCTGCGGGCACGATCTCCTGCTACGACTATGAGAAGACGCTGTGGGTGCAGACCCGGGCGCGGCCAGAGGGGTATGCGGTGCCGGTGGATGTGATCTCCGCGCCGAACCGGAACCCGATTGAGCACCTGATCCATTCCCTGGAGACGGGGGCCCCGTTGATCGGGCCGCTGACGCTGGAGGTGAGCCGCATCGGCCAGCAGATCGTGGACACGGCGTATCAAAGTGCGCAGCAAAAGCGCACACTGCCTCTGCTGGGTTGA
- the lpxA gene encoding acyl-ACP--UDP-N-acetylglucosamine O-acyltransferase: MIHPTALIHPSAQIDPTAEIGPYVIVDGPAKIAAGCRIEAQAQIVGHVEMGAGTVIGRAAIIGGDPQDLGFKPETESGVILGAGNVLREHVTVHRASKAGAFTRMGDGNFLMAGAHLAHDVVMGDKNILANACLLAGHITVGSHTFIGGGAVFHQFMRIGDYCVVQGNGGFGKDIPHYCAAHRINRLMGLNVIGLRRQGFSKEQRAEIKELFKMLFVSGLNLSQAVAVARGREWTPAAQRLLDFVATPSKRGICAVRAGGGSEE; this comes from the coding sequence ATGATCCACCCGACCGCCCTGATCCATCCTTCTGCCCAAATTGATCCGACTGCGGAGATTGGCCCTTATGTGATTGTGGATGGCCCGGCAAAGATCGCGGCGGGCTGCCGGATCGAGGCCCAGGCCCAGATCGTCGGGCATGTGGAAATGGGGGCAGGCACGGTGATCGGCCGGGCGGCGATCATTGGCGGAGATCCCCAGGACCTGGGATTCAAGCCGGAGACAGAGTCGGGGGTGATCCTCGGTGCAGGCAATGTTCTGCGCGAGCATGTGACAGTGCACCGGGCGAGCAAGGCGGGGGCTTTCACCCGCATGGGCGATGGCAATTTTCTCATGGCCGGGGCGCATCTGGCGCATGATGTGGTGATGGGGGACAAAAACATCCTGGCCAATGCCTGCCTGCTGGCGGGGCACATCACGGTGGGCAGCCATACTTTCATCGGGGGGGGGGCGGTGTTCCACCAGTTCATGCGCATCGGCGATTACTGCGTGGTGCAGGGCAATGGCGGGTTTGGCAAGGACATCCCGCACTACTGCGCGGCGCACCGGATCAACCGGCTGATGGGGCTGAACGTCATCGGTCTGCGCAGGCAGGGCTTCAGCAAGGAGCAGCGGGCGGAGATCAAGGAACTGTTCAAAATGCTGTTCGTCTCGGGGCTGAATCTGTCCCAGGCGGTGGCGGTGGCTCGTGGGCGGGAATGGACCCCGGCGGCGCAGCGGCTGCTGGATTTTGTCGCCACGCCGAGCAAGCGTGGGATCTGCGCGGTGCGTGCGGGTGGTGGCAGTGAAGAATGA
- a CDS encoding LPS-assembly protein LptD, giving the protein MTFSRLCVVLGFAALMVAPGLRAQAVLDSLTSNLNIEGLDTTYDPETGLATAKGDVRISYTDVEIRCGTASYNATTGEIIARDGVVIWKAGTTYRGENIIYNANSGELSGDGVRSSMPMEMGTFFYETDKFETETKLIQKLEGGDTYFTTHDVQNPNFRLRARKITIYPGDRVVMRNVTVIAGDTPIFYFPFISQPLAEEVGYRFTPGFQSRWGGFLLAQYGVIHGDHTLAKYRLDLRSSRGVGVGADFLSLRHKDNRKNFGNLKLYYLRDSDPTNNRTGEERGPVGEDRYRINFQHRIYLPGPEKSTWYLDFDINKVSDAHFYEDFFFNDFRETPEPENQVSLVHTDPAYVATLMARFQANDFYSVGTRLPELAIDWTRRQLWHTGIYHQGTFSAGILKDELGDEQEEDFSKLIRDGRVELTGGAALDPDSRRRYQSFLGLDPSGGLSAADLSRGIDLFSAVLEGAGYARVHTYQELLYPKTFLGWLNVTPRIGGGLTHYSDIEGDAYSNLSDATRTIFHAGLDVSFKLSKTWSDFQKPEWGLNGLRHVLQPYVNLSYLDVGDSQMEGLQLVDRLSPTTRPRSIDVPLFTAVDSLESWNIARIGMRNLLQTKRDYTTTNNGNFYTASSEETQTYTWAGLNTYVDLFMKDPEFDRSLSNLYNELFWRPVPWLNFWMDAQIPLESGRGSFTELNQGVTFMPARNMQLTLGHQYVSDSPYFADSSLVFSRIYTRLTDNWGFSMNHIFEMDDGTMEFQSYSVTRDLSSWVASVGAMVRDNRDGLSDFGVLFSLTLKDFPQLSIPLDIDPNPSGRGGNQ; this is encoded by the coding sequence ATGACATTCTCCCGACTGTGCGTCGTTCTCGGCTTTGCAGCTCTGATGGTCGCCCCTGGCTTGCGCGCCCAGGCTGTGCTCGACTCTCTGACGAGCAACCTTAACATTGAGGGTCTGGACACGACCTACGACCCGGAGACGGGACTGGCGACTGCGAAAGGCGATGTACGCATCAGCTACACGGATGTGGAGATCCGCTGCGGCACGGCGAGCTACAATGCGACCACGGGCGAAATCATTGCCCGCGACGGCGTGGTGATCTGGAAGGCGGGCACGACCTACCGGGGTGAAAACATCATTTACAATGCGAACTCCGGCGAACTGAGCGGGGATGGGGTGCGCAGCTCCATGCCCATGGAGATGGGGACGTTCTTTTACGAGACGGACAAGTTTGAGACAGAGACGAAGCTGATCCAGAAGCTGGAAGGCGGCGACACCTACTTCACCACGCATGACGTGCAGAACCCGAACTTCCGCCTGCGGGCGCGCAAGATCACCATCTATCCTGGCGACCGCGTGGTGATGCGGAATGTGACGGTGATCGCCGGAGATACGCCAATCTTTTACTTTCCCTTCATCTCCCAGCCGCTGGCGGAGGAAGTGGGCTACCGTTTCACACCGGGCTTTCAGAGCCGCTGGGGTGGATTCCTCCTGGCGCAGTATGGGGTGATCCACGGGGACCACACGTTGGCGAAGTATCGTCTGGATCTGCGTTCCTCCCGTGGTGTGGGTGTGGGGGCTGATTTCCTGTCCCTGCGGCACAAGGACAACCGCAAGAACTTCGGCAACCTGAAGCTGTATTACCTGCGTGATTCTGACCCGACCAACAACCGCACGGGCGAGGAACGCGGTCCGGTGGGTGAAGATCGTTACCGCATCAATTTCCAGCACCGCATCTACCTGCCTGGGCCGGAGAAGAGCACCTGGTACCTGGACTTTGACATCAACAAGGTCTCGGATGCGCATTTCTATGAAGACTTCTTCTTCAATGACTTCCGTGAAACACCCGAGCCGGAAAACCAGGTCTCGCTGGTGCACACGGACCCAGCCTATGTGGCGACGCTGATGGCGCGCTTCCAGGCGAATGACTTTTACTCGGTGGGCACGCGCCTGCCGGAATTGGCGATTGACTGGACCCGCCGCCAGCTTTGGCATACCGGGATTTATCACCAGGGGACTTTCAGCGCGGGCATCCTGAAGGATGAGCTGGGCGATGAACAGGAGGAGGATTTCAGCAAACTGATCCGTGACGGTCGTGTGGAACTCACCGGTGGTGCGGCTTTGGATCCGGACAGCCGCCGTCGCTATCAGTCCTTTCTGGGACTTGACCCGAGTGGTGGCCTGAGTGCGGCAGATCTGAGCCGGGGTATTGACCTCTTCTCCGCCGTGCTGGAAGGTGCCGGGTATGCACGCGTGCACACTTACCAGGAGTTGCTCTATCCGAAGACGTTCCTCGGCTGGTTGAATGTGACTCCGCGCATTGGCGGTGGGTTGACCCACTATTCCGACATTGAGGGGGACGCGTATTCGAATCTTTCCGACGCCACGCGGACGATCTTCCATGCGGGATTGGATGTGTCGTTCAAGCTGAGCAAAACGTGGAGTGATTTCCAGAAGCCTGAGTGGGGCCTGAATGGGTTGCGCCACGTGCTACAGCCGTATGTGAACCTGTCTTACCTGGATGTGGGAGATTCCCAGATGGAAGGCCTCCAACTGGTGGATCGGCTGTCGCCGACGACGCGCCCGCGTTCGATTGATGTGCCGCTGTTTACCGCTGTGGACAGTCTGGAATCCTGGAACATCGCCCGAATCGGGATGCGCAACCTGTTGCAGACCAAGCGTGACTACACGACCACGAACAACGGCAATTTCTACACGGCCTCCAGCGAGGAGACGCAGACCTACACCTGGGCTGGGCTGAACACCTATGTGGACCTTTTCATGAAGGATCCTGAGTTCGATCGCAGCCTGTCGAACCTTTACAATGAGCTGTTCTGGCGTCCGGTGCCGTGGCTCAATTTCTGGATGGATGCGCAGATCCCGCTGGAAAGCGGTCGCGGTAGCTTCACCGAACTGAACCAGGGCGTGACCTTCATGCCAGCGCGGAACATGCAGTTGACGCTGGGCCACCAGTATGTGAGCGACAGCCCCTACTTTGCGGATTCCAGCCTGGTGTTCTCCCGCATCTACACCCGCCTGACGGATAACTGGGGCTTCTCCATGAACCACATCTTTGAAATGGATGACGGCACGATGGAGTTCCAGAGCTACAGCGTGACGCGCGATCTTTCGAGCTGGGTGGCCTCCGTGGGGGCGATGGTGCGCGATAACCGCGATGGCCTGTCTGACTTCGGCGTGCTGTTCTCGCTGACGCTGAAGGATTTCCCGCAGTTGAGCATCCCGCTGGACATCGACCCGAATCCTTCGGGCCGTGGCGGCAACCAGTAG
- a CDS encoding UDP-glucose/GDP-mannose dehydrogenase family protein, whose translation MKLTIIGSGYVGLTTGACFAEAGHHVVCVDNDEAKVASLLAGEIPIFEPGLEALVKKNVSAKRLRFTSSTEEGVDHGEVLFIAVPTPPQADGSVDLSFMEKVAREIAQYLTSYRVIVDKSTVPVKTGERVAHTIRRHAKPGVEFDVVSNPEFLREGSAVADLMKPDRIVIGGNSDRALALMQKIYEPFMAPVLVTDINSAELIKHAANSFLALKISYINALAEICEISGADVLKVAEGIGADKRIGRSFLNAGLGYGGSCFPKDIAAFIAISEQLGLPFNLLKEVQSINNRQIDRFLDAIREALWVLKDKKIAVWGLSFKPNTDDVRCSVAMTLVERLVAEGAVVSAYDPKAMDKARELPVAAQIRLTESALEAAKEAEVLIIATEWPEFASVDLAALRETMHTPLIFDGRNLLDPAAVRDFGFQYRGIGRGVVAERG comes from the coding sequence ATGAAGCTTACCATCATCGGTTCCGGTTACGTCGGACTTACCACAGGGGCCTGCTTTGCCGAAGCGGGGCACCACGTGGTGTGTGTGGACAATGACGAGGCGAAGGTGGCCTCGCTGCTGGCCGGTGAGATCCCGATCTTTGAGCCGGGGCTGGAGGCGCTGGTGAAGAAGAACGTCTCGGCCAAGCGGCTGCGCTTTACCTCCTCGACGGAAGAAGGGGTGGACCATGGCGAGGTGCTTTTCATCGCGGTGCCGACTCCGCCGCAGGCGGATGGCAGTGTGGACCTGAGCTTCATGGAGAAGGTGGCGCGTGAGATCGCGCAGTATCTGACGAGCTACCGGGTGATCGTGGACAAAAGCACGGTGCCGGTGAAGACGGGGGAGCGGGTGGCGCACACCATCCGCCGCCATGCGAAGCCGGGCGTGGAATTCGATGTGGTGAGCAATCCGGAATTCCTGCGTGAGGGCAGTGCGGTGGCGGACCTGATGAAGCCGGACCGGATCGTCATCGGCGGTAACAGTGACCGTGCGCTGGCGCTGATGCAGAAGATCTATGAGCCTTTCATGGCCCCGGTGCTGGTGACGGACATCAACAGTGCGGAGCTGATCAAGCATGCGGCGAACAGCTTCCTGGCGCTGAAGATCAGCTACATCAATGCGCTGGCGGAGATCTGCGAGATCAGCGGGGCGGATGTGCTGAAGGTGGCGGAGGGCATCGGTGCGGATAAACGCATCGGCCGCAGCTTCCTGAATGCGGGCCTGGGCTATGGTGGGTCCTGCTTTCCGAAAGACATCGCGGCCTTCATCGCGATCAGCGAGCAACTGGGCCTGCCCTTCAATTTGCTGAAGGAGGTGCAGAGCATCAATAACCGGCAGATCGACCGGTTTCTGGATGCCATCCGCGAGGCGCTATGGGTGCTGAAGGACAAAAAGATCGCCGTGTGGGGGCTGAGCTTCAAGCCGAACACGGACGATGTGCGCTGCTCTGTCGCGATGACGCTGGTGGAGCGGCTGGTGGCTGAAGGGGCAGTGGTGAGTGCGTATGATCCGAAGGCGATGGACAAGGCGCGCGAGCTGCCGGTGGCCGCCCAGATCCGCCTGACTGAGAGCGCGCTGGAGGCGGCGAAAGAGGCCGAGGTGCTGATCATCGCCACGGAGTGGCCCGAGTTTGCCTCGGTGGATCTGGCCGCGCTGCGCGAGACGATGCACACGCCTTTGATTTTTGACGGACGCAATCTGCTGGACCCTGCGGCAGTGCGTGATTTCGGCTTTCAGTATCGCGGCATCGGCCGGGGTGTGGTGGCTGAGCGCGGCTAG
- the rsmB gene encoding 16S rRNA (cytosine(967)-C(5))-methyltransferase RsmB, whose translation MKTTHSSSPSTSVRNHALDVLTDWQKSGRFATELLDERVRRAVLSPPNAAFLHDIVFTTLRNLSLLDFWADQMTEGKHLDHRTRWLLRIGLCQLLLLGVPSHAAVNETVAAAGRSGALVNAVLRRAGREEAKLHAMVEGLPLAVRYSHPEFMVRRWIKIMGKAKAEALCQWNQEPPHTYVRLNALNEEAAERLAKMPELTDVGEGFYQCETAPREALKHGLCYAQDPSTAHAPRMLSPKPGEMVLDACAAPGGKTALLAEIMCNEGRIFACDSSPIRLTRLRENLTRLKVRIAQVHTFDLLGDAPPPFGDVLFDRILLDVPCSNSGVMRRRIDVRWRLQEEEFAVLAETQRRIVESALRFLKPGGSLVYSTCSIDPEENQGVIKAILEAHPELEMIESRLSFPPKEQTDGAFAARLVKKA comes from the coding sequence CTGAAAACCACCCATTCATCCTCCCCTTCGACCAGCGTTCGCAACCATGCGCTGGATGTCCTGACCGATTGGCAAAAATCTGGCCGGTTTGCCACTGAGCTCCTCGATGAGCGTGTGCGCCGTGCCGTGCTTTCGCCGCCGAATGCGGCCTTTCTGCATGACATTGTTTTCACCACGCTGAGGAACCTGAGCCTGCTGGATTTCTGGGCGGACCAGATGACGGAGGGCAAGCACCTGGACCACCGCACGCGGTGGCTGCTGCGCATCGGCCTGTGCCAGCTTTTGCTGCTGGGCGTGCCTTCGCATGCGGCGGTGAATGAGACGGTGGCTGCGGCGGGCCGATCCGGCGCGCTGGTGAATGCGGTGCTGCGGCGTGCGGGCCGTGAGGAGGCGAAGCTGCATGCGATGGTGGAGGGGCTGCCGCTGGCGGTGCGCTACTCCCACCCGGAATTCATGGTGCGCCGCTGGATCAAGATCATGGGCAAGGCCAAGGCGGAGGCGCTGTGCCAGTGGAACCAGGAGCCGCCCCACACCTATGTGCGGCTGAATGCGCTGAATGAGGAGGCGGCTGAACGCCTGGCGAAGATGCCGGAGCTGACGGACGTGGGCGAAGGCTTTTACCAATGTGAAACGGCGCCGCGTGAGGCCCTGAAGCACGGGCTTTGCTATGCGCAGGACCCGAGCACGGCGCATGCCCCGCGCATGCTTTCGCCAAAGCCGGGGGAGATGGTGCTGGATGCGTGCGCGGCCCCGGGTGGCAAGACGGCGCTGCTGGCGGAGATCATGTGCAATGAGGGTCGCATCTTTGCCTGCGACTCTTCCCCGATCCGCCTGACGCGGCTGCGTGAGAACCTGACGCGGCTGAAGGTGCGCATCGCGCAGGTGCATACGTTTGATCTTTTGGGCGATGCGCCGCCGCCGTTTGGCGATGTGCTGTTTGACCGCATCCTGCTGGATGTGCCTTGCTCGAACTCCGGGGTGATGCGGCGCCGCATCGATGTGCGGTGGCGTTTGCAGGAGGAGGAATTCGCGGTGCTGGCGGAGACGCAGCGGCGGATTGTGGAGTCGGCCCTGCGGTTTTTGAAGCCGGGCGGTTCGCTGGTTTACAGCACGTGCAGCATTGATCCGGAGGAGAACCAGGGGGTGATCAAAGCCATCCTGGAGGCGCATCCGGAGCTGGAAATGATCGAGAGTCGGCTGAGTTTCCCGCCGAAGGAGCAGACGGACGGTGCCTTTGCGGCGCGACTGGTGAAGAAGGCATGA